A genomic stretch from Lathyrus oleraceus cultivar Zhongwan6 chromosome 2, CAAS_Psat_ZW6_1.0, whole genome shotgun sequence includes:
- the LOC127117850 gene encoding protein CLT1, chloroplastic isoform X3 — protein MASFCRRLPDAGAITLSGGHRLRRTEVIAGTRGIKYGYSTREMTTLRMKLTVVAYGGVRRRKEKVGPCYYAVEDGIVGNDDVAESSGNRAAEVAVAAAATVVMGVGNRVLYKLALVPLKQYPFFLAQLSTVGYVIVYFGIMCIRHRVGIVTDEMLSLPKTPFVVIGFLQALAAATGMAAGAILSGASIPILSQTFLVWQILLSIIFLRRRYKVNHLFGCFLVTMGVVVTVASGADAGNSLKDGGLFWSLLMIVSFLLQAADTVVKELIFLDANRKLKGGSVDLFVVNSYGSAFQCRHYSYAFFSHSCRNYGVYPSVNYQTTSATNSVYYCKHWFQYCIASSPQNLFRCCILSCFHIFSPNINLCIHTAIAIPWCCLLSSYRLCGRGHSSRFWLTRLCMDPFEWLFLKCFLLRGFHLERLG, from the exons ATGGCATCCTTCTGCCGGCGGTTACCCGACGCCGGCGCCATTACACTATCCGGTGGTCATCGGCTCCGGCGGACGGAGGTGATCGCTGGAACTAGAGGGATAAAATATGGTTATTCTACTCGGGAGATGACGACGCTGAGAATGAAGTTGACGGTCGTGGCGTACGGCGGCGTTCGGCGGAGAAAGGAGAAGGTTGGACCATGCTATTACGCGGTGGAGGACGGGATTGTAGGAAATGATGACGTGGCGGAGAGTAGTGGGAATAGAGCGGCGGAGGTGGCGGTTGCCGCTGCTGCAACGGTGGTGATGGGTGTTGGAAATAGAGTTCTTTATAAATTGGCTTTGGTTCCTTTGAAACAGTATCCTTTCTTTCTTGCACAGCTTTCTACCGTCGG ATATGTGATTGTTTACTTTGGCATTATGTGTATTCGACACCGTGTCGGCATTGTTACCGATGAGATGTTAAGTTTGCCAAAGACTCCATTTGTTGTTATTGGTTTCTTACAGGCTCTTGCTGCTGCTACTGGAATGGCTGCAGGAG CTATTCTCTCAGGAGCTTCAATTCCAATTTTGTCTCAA ACCTTTCTAGTGTGGCAAATTCTTCTTTCGATTATTTTTCTTCGGCGAAGATATAAGGTCAACCATCTATTTGGATGCTTCCTTGTCACTATGGGTGTAGTTGTCACGGTAGCAAG TGGAGCTGATGCTGGAAATTCATTAAAGGATGGTGGTTTATTTTGGAGTCTTTTGATGATAGTTTCATTTTTACTTCAAGCAGCTGATACCGTGGTCAAG GAGCTAATCTTTTTGGATGCAAACAGAAAACTTAAG GGAGGCTCTGTGGACCTGTTTGTTGTCAACTCATATGGATCTGCATTCCAA TGTAGGCACTATTCATATGCCTTCTTCTCCCATTCTTGTCGAAATTATGGGGTGTACCCTTCAGTCAATTACCAAACTAC CTCTGCTACCAATTCTGTTTATTATTGTAAACATTGGTTTCAATATTGCATTGCTTCATCTCCTCAAAATCTCTTCCGCTGTTGTATCTTGTCTTGCTTCCACATTTTCAG TCCCAATATCAATCTATGTATTCACACTGCCATTGCCATACCTTGGTGTTGCCTCCTCTCTTCCTACAGGCTTTGTGGCAGGGGCCATAGTTCTCGTTTTTGGCTTACTCGTTTATGCATGGACCCCTTCGAATGGTTGTTCCTCAAGTGCTTCCTTCTCAGAGGCTTCCACCTAGAGAGGCTAGGATGA
- the LOC127117850 gene encoding protein CLT1, chloroplastic isoform X2 — MASFCRRLPDAGAITLSGGHRLRRTEVIAGTRGIKYGYSTREMTTLRMKLTVVAYGGVRRRKEKVGPCYYAVEDGIVGNDDVAESSGNRAAEVAVAAAATVVMGVGNRVLYKLALVPLKQYPFFLAQLSTVGYVIVYFGIMCIRHRVGIVTDEMLSLPKTPFVVIGFLQALAAATGMAAGAILSGASIPILSQTFLVWQILLSIIFLRRRYKVNHLFGCFLVTMGVVVTVASGADAGNSLKDGGLFWSLLMIVSFLLQAADTVVKELIFLDANRKLKGGSVDLFVVNSYGSAFQALFICLLLPFLSKLWGVPFSQLPNYLKDGAACFLNVGKLSSGCDGAPLLPILFIIVNIGFNIALLHLLKISSAVVSCLASTFSVPISIYVFTLPLPYLGVASSLPTGFVAGAIVLVFGLLVYAWTPSNGCSSSASFSEAST, encoded by the exons ATGGCATCCTTCTGCCGGCGGTTACCCGACGCCGGCGCCATTACACTATCCGGTGGTCATCGGCTCCGGCGGACGGAGGTGATCGCTGGAACTAGAGGGATAAAATATGGTTATTCTACTCGGGAGATGACGACGCTGAGAATGAAGTTGACGGTCGTGGCGTACGGCGGCGTTCGGCGGAGAAAGGAGAAGGTTGGACCATGCTATTACGCGGTGGAGGACGGGATTGTAGGAAATGATGACGTGGCGGAGAGTAGTGGGAATAGAGCGGCGGAGGTGGCGGTTGCCGCTGCTGCAACGGTGGTGATGGGTGTTGGAAATAGAGTTCTTTATAAATTGGCTTTGGTTCCTTTGAAACAGTATCCTTTCTTTCTTGCACAGCTTTCTACCGTCGG ATATGTGATTGTTTACTTTGGCATTATGTGTATTCGACACCGTGTCGGCATTGTTACCGATGAGATGTTAAGTTTGCCAAAGACTCCATTTGTTGTTATTGGTTTCTTACAGGCTCTTGCTGCTGCTACTGGAATGGCTGCAGGAG CTATTCTCTCAGGAGCTTCAATTCCAATTTTGTCTCAA ACCTTTCTAGTGTGGCAAATTCTTCTTTCGATTATTTTTCTTCGGCGAAGATATAAGGTCAACCATCTATTTGGATGCTTCCTTGTCACTATGGGTGTAGTTGTCACGGTAGCAAG TGGAGCTGATGCTGGAAATTCATTAAAGGATGGTGGTTTATTTTGGAGTCTTTTGATGATAGTTTCATTTTTACTTCAAGCAGCTGATACCGTGGTCAAG GAGCTAATCTTTTTGGATGCAAACAGAAAACTTAAG GGAGGCTCTGTGGACCTGTTTGTTGTCAACTCATATGGATCTGCATTCCAA GCACTATTCATATGCCTTCTTCTCCCATTCTTGTCGAAATTATGGGGTGTACCCTTCAGTCAATTACCAAACTACCTCAAAGATGGTGCAGCTTGCTTCCTAAATGTCGGTAAACTATCAAGTG GATGCGATGGTGCACCTCTGCTACCAATTCTGTTTATTATTGTAAACATTGGTTTCAATATTGCATTGCTTCATCTCCTCAAAATCTCTTCCGCTGTTGTATCTTGTCTTGCTTCCACATTTTCAG TCCCAATATCAATCTATGTATTCACACTGCCATTGCCATACCTTGGTGTTGCCTCCTCTCTTCCTACAGGCTTTGTGGCAGGGGCCATAGTTCTCGTTTTTGGCTTACTCGTTTATGCATGGACCCCTTCGAATGGTTGTTCCTCAAGTGCTTCCTTCTCAGAGGCTTCCACCTAG
- the LOC127117850 gene encoding protein CLT1, chloroplastic isoform X1, protein MASFCRRLPDAGAITLSGGHRLRRTEVIAGTRGIKYGYSTREMTTLRMKLTVVAYGGVRRRKEKVGPCYYAVEDGIVGNDDVAESSGNRAAEVAVAAAATVVMGVGNRVLYKLALVPLKQYPFFLAQLSTVGYVIVYFGIMCIRHRVGIVTDEMLSLPKTPFVVIGFLQALAAATGMAAGAILSGASIPILSQTFLVWQILLSIIFLRRRYKVNHLFGCFLVTMGVVVTVASGADAGNSLKDGGLFWSLLMIVSFLLQAADTVVKELIFLDANRKLKGGSVDLFVVNSYGSAFQALFICLLLPFLSKLWGVPFSQLPNYLKDGAACFLNVGKLSSVPGCDGAPLLPILFIIVNIGFNIALLHLLKISSAVVSCLASTFSVPISIYVFTLPLPYLGVASSLPTGFVAGAIVLVFGLLVYAWTPSNGCSSSASFSEAST, encoded by the exons ATGGCATCCTTCTGCCGGCGGTTACCCGACGCCGGCGCCATTACACTATCCGGTGGTCATCGGCTCCGGCGGACGGAGGTGATCGCTGGAACTAGAGGGATAAAATATGGTTATTCTACTCGGGAGATGACGACGCTGAGAATGAAGTTGACGGTCGTGGCGTACGGCGGCGTTCGGCGGAGAAAGGAGAAGGTTGGACCATGCTATTACGCGGTGGAGGACGGGATTGTAGGAAATGATGACGTGGCGGAGAGTAGTGGGAATAGAGCGGCGGAGGTGGCGGTTGCCGCTGCTGCAACGGTGGTGATGGGTGTTGGAAATAGAGTTCTTTATAAATTGGCTTTGGTTCCTTTGAAACAGTATCCTTTCTTTCTTGCACAGCTTTCTACCGTCGG ATATGTGATTGTTTACTTTGGCATTATGTGTATTCGACACCGTGTCGGCATTGTTACCGATGAGATGTTAAGTTTGCCAAAGACTCCATTTGTTGTTATTGGTTTCTTACAGGCTCTTGCTGCTGCTACTGGAATGGCTGCAGGAG CTATTCTCTCAGGAGCTTCAATTCCAATTTTGTCTCAA ACCTTTCTAGTGTGGCAAATTCTTCTTTCGATTATTTTTCTTCGGCGAAGATATAAGGTCAACCATCTATTTGGATGCTTCCTTGTCACTATGGGTGTAGTTGTCACGGTAGCAAG TGGAGCTGATGCTGGAAATTCATTAAAGGATGGTGGTTTATTTTGGAGTCTTTTGATGATAGTTTCATTTTTACTTCAAGCAGCTGATACCGTGGTCAAG GAGCTAATCTTTTTGGATGCAAACAGAAAACTTAAG GGAGGCTCTGTGGACCTGTTTGTTGTCAACTCATATGGATCTGCATTCCAA GCACTATTCATATGCCTTCTTCTCCCATTCTTGTCGAAATTATGGGGTGTACCCTTCAGTCAATTACCAAACTACCTCAAAGATGGTGCAGCTTGCTTCCTAAATGTCGGTAAACTATCAAGTG TTCCAGGATGCGATGGTGCACCTCTGCTACCAATTCTGTTTATTATTGTAAACATTGGTTTCAATATTGCATTGCTTCATCTCCTCAAAATCTCTTCCGCTGTTGTATCTTGTCTTGCTTCCACATTTTCAG TCCCAATATCAATCTATGTATTCACACTGCCATTGCCATACCTTGGTGTTGCCTCCTCTCTTCCTACAGGCTTTGTGGCAGGGGCCATAGTTCTCGTTTTTGGCTTACTCGTTTATGCATGGACCCCTTCGAATGGTTGTTCCTCAAGTGCTTCCTTCTCAGAGGCTTCCACCTAG
- the LOC127117850 gene encoding protein CLT1, chloroplastic isoform X4, giving the protein MASFCRRLPDAGAITLSGGHRLRRTEVIAGTRGIKYGYSTREMTTLRMKLTVVAYGGVRRRKEKVGPCYYAVEDGIVGNDDVAESSGNRAAEVAVAAAATVVMGVGNRVLYKLALVPLKQYPFFLAQLSTVGYVIVYFGIMCIRHRVGIVTDEMLSLPKTPFVVIGFLQALAAATGMAAGAILSGASIPILSQTFLVWQILLSIIFLRRRYKVNHLFGCFLVTMGVVVTVASGADAGNSLKDGGLFWSLLMIVSFLLQAADTVVKELIFLDANRKLKGGSVDLFVVNSYGSAFQVGTIHMPSSPILVEIMGCTLQSITKLPLLPILFIIVNIGFNIALLHLLKISSAVVSCLASTFSVPISIYVFTLPLPYLGVASSLPTGFVAGAIVLVFGLLVYAWTPSNGCSSSASFSEAST; this is encoded by the exons ATGGCATCCTTCTGCCGGCGGTTACCCGACGCCGGCGCCATTACACTATCCGGTGGTCATCGGCTCCGGCGGACGGAGGTGATCGCTGGAACTAGAGGGATAAAATATGGTTATTCTACTCGGGAGATGACGACGCTGAGAATGAAGTTGACGGTCGTGGCGTACGGCGGCGTTCGGCGGAGAAAGGAGAAGGTTGGACCATGCTATTACGCGGTGGAGGACGGGATTGTAGGAAATGATGACGTGGCGGAGAGTAGTGGGAATAGAGCGGCGGAGGTGGCGGTTGCCGCTGCTGCAACGGTGGTGATGGGTGTTGGAAATAGAGTTCTTTATAAATTGGCTTTGGTTCCTTTGAAACAGTATCCTTTCTTTCTTGCACAGCTTTCTACCGTCGG ATATGTGATTGTTTACTTTGGCATTATGTGTATTCGACACCGTGTCGGCATTGTTACCGATGAGATGTTAAGTTTGCCAAAGACTCCATTTGTTGTTATTGGTTTCTTACAGGCTCTTGCTGCTGCTACTGGAATGGCTGCAGGAG CTATTCTCTCAGGAGCTTCAATTCCAATTTTGTCTCAA ACCTTTCTAGTGTGGCAAATTCTTCTTTCGATTATTTTTCTTCGGCGAAGATATAAGGTCAACCATCTATTTGGATGCTTCCTTGTCACTATGGGTGTAGTTGTCACGGTAGCAAG TGGAGCTGATGCTGGAAATTCATTAAAGGATGGTGGTTTATTTTGGAGTCTTTTGATGATAGTTTCATTTTTACTTCAAGCAGCTGATACCGTGGTCAAG GAGCTAATCTTTTTGGATGCAAACAGAAAACTTAAG GGAGGCTCTGTGGACCTGTTTGTTGTCAACTCATATGGATCTGCATTCCAAGTAG GCACTATTCATATGCCTTCTTCTCCCATTCTTGTCGAAATTATGGGGTGTACCCTTCAGTCAATTACCAAACTAC CTCTGCTACCAATTCTGTTTATTATTGTAAACATTGGTTTCAATATTGCATTGCTTCATCTCCTCAAAATCTCTTCCGCTGTTGTATCTTGTCTTGCTTCCACATTTTCAG TCCCAATATCAATCTATGTATTCACACTGCCATTGCCATACCTTGGTGTTGCCTCCTCTCTTCCTACAGGCTTTGTGGCAGGGGCCATAGTTCTCGTTTTTGGCTTACTCGTTTATGCATGGACCCCTTCGAATGGTTGTTCCTCAAGTGCTTCCTTCTCAGAGGCTTCCACCTAG
- the LOC127117853 gene encoding uncharacterized protein LOC127117853: protein MFLGPSPLHSDMEQNRVMKNSAKTSVPQFGGWDQKSIGATDYSMVFTQARANKKQQKTDLTEVKRGSTGNELDLSKTNQGHAHPAQGHHAHHARDLAKANHGQTHPPRGRHAQPAHAHPVHTQPAHAIPHAEVCTPSQEDSVVMGKRRILTYINCCIRP from the exons ATGTTCTTAGGTCCCTCACCTCTTCATTCAGACATGGAACAAAACAGAGTCATG AAAAACTCTGCTAAAACATCTGTGCCTCAGTTTGGAGGGTGGGACCAAAAGTCTATCGGAGCTACTGACTATTCAATGGTGTTTACTCAAGCTCGTGCGAACAAAAAGCAGCAGAAAACCGACCTGACTGAAGTCAAGCGTGGCAGCACCGGGAATGAACTGGACCTCTCTAAAACTAATCAAGGACATGCTCATCCTGCTCAAGGTCATCATGCTCATCATGCTCGGGATCTCGCCAAAGCTAATCATGGGCAAACTCATCCTCCTCGTGGTCGTCATGCTCAACCTGCTCATGCTCATCCGGTTCATACTCAACCTGCTCATGCTATACCGCATGCAGAAGTTTGCACTCCTTCTCAAGAAGATTCTGTAGTCATG GGGAAAAGAAGGATTCTGACCTACATAAATTGCTGTATTAGGCCTTGA
- the LOC127117852 gene encoding dihydropyrimidinase, producing the protein MPLNGLVLSIMAFTSFFLFSSLIIAAIAPSLHAQPNQFCEAGIGYGDSSCGDSIPSSSKLLIKGGTVVNAHHQQIADVYIEDGLIVAVNPTITVGDEVRVIDATGKFVMPGGIDPHTHLEFEFMNTVTKDDFFSGQAAALAGGTTMHIDFAIPIDGSLTAGFEAYEKKAQKSCMDYGFHMAITKWDETVAREMELMVEKGINSFKFFMAYKGALMIGDELLLQGLKKCKSLGALAMVHAENGDAIDEGQKKMIELGITGPEGHALSRPPVLEGEATARAIRLADFVNTPLYVVHVMSIDAMEEIAKARTSGQRVIGEPIVSGLALDGSWLWHPDFVTAAKYLMSPPIRKQGHDKALQAALATGVLQLVGTDHCVFNSTQKSLGIDDFRKIPNGVNGIEERMHLVWDIMVESGQISVTDYVRLTSTECARIFNIYPRKGAILPGSDADIIILNPNSSFEVTAKSHHSRVDTNVFEGWRGKGKIEVTISRGRVVWENNELKVAPGTGRYIEMSPFSYLFDGLDKKDASYLNSLQAPVKRAKSTA; encoded by the exons ATGCCACTGAATGGTTTAGTTTTATCAATCATGGCTTTCACTTCCTTTTTCCTCTTCTCCTCCCTTATCATCGCCGCCATCGCTCCCTCTTTGCATGCACAACCTAACCAG TTTTGTGAAGCTGGAATCGGATACGGAGACTCTTCCTGTGGAGATTCAATTCCATCATCATCCAAGTTGTTGATCAAAGGCGGTACTGTCGTTAATGCTCACCATCAACAAATCGCCGATGTTTATATTGAAGACGGTCTCATCGTTGCTGTTAATCCAACTATCACT GTTGGAGATGAGGTGCGTGTCATAGATGCTACTGGCAAGTTTGTTATGCCAG GAGGCATTGATCCTCATACTCATCTAGAGTTTGAGTTTATGAACACTGTAACGAAGGATGACTTCTTCAGTGGCCAGGCCGCAGCATTGGCTGGTGGGACGACAATGCACATTGACTTTGCCATACCAATTGATGGGAGTTTAACGGCCGGTTTCGAAGCCTATGAAAAGAAGGCGCAGAAGTCTTGCATGGATTATGGTTTCCATATGGCTATTACCAAATGGGATGAAACAGTTGCAAGAGAAATGGAGCTCATGGTCGAGAAAG GTATCAATTCGTTTAAGTTTTTCATGGCTTACAAAGGAGCTCTTATGATCGGTGATGAGCTTCTTCTACAAGGACTTAAAAAGTGCAAGTCTCTCGGTGCCTTAGCCATGGTCCATGCAGAAAACGGAGATGCTATAGATGAAGGGCAAAAGAAAATGATAGAGCTTGGAATAACTGGACCCGAGGGACATGCTCTTTCAAGGCCTCCAGTG TTAGAAGGAGAGGCAACTGCTCGTGCTATTCGCTTAGCAGATTTTGTAAACACTCCTTTGTATGTGGTTCATGTCATGAGCATTGATGCAATGGAAGAAATTGCGAAAGCCAGGACATCAG GACAAAGAGTAATTGGAGAGCCTATTGTATCTGGGTTAGCCCTTGATGGTTCCTGGCTTTGGCATCCTGACTTTGTGACTGCAGCAAA GTATCTGATGAGTCCCCCTATTAGGAAACAAGGACATGATAAGGCCCTACAAGCTGCTCTCGCAACAGGAGTTTTGCAG CTGGTAGGAACTGATCATTGTGTCTTCAATTCCACCCAGAAATCTTTGGGAATTGATGACTTCCGAAAAATTCCTAATGGTGTCAATG GTATTGAAGAAAGGATGCACCTGGTATGGGATATCATGGTG GAATCTGGCCAAATATCTGTCACTGACTATGTCCGGTTAACAAGCACCGAATG TGCCAGAATCTTCAATATATATCCAAGGAAAGGAGCGATTCTTCCCGGCTCTGATGCAGATATTATAATTCTCAATCCAAATTCAAGCTTTGAGGTAACAGCAAAATCACATCACTCCAGAGTGGACACAAACGTCTTTGAGGGATGGAGAGGAAAG GGGAAAATTGAAGTGACTATATCACGAGGAAGAGTTGTTTGGGAAAATAATGAATTGAAGGTTGCTCCTGGTACTGGGAGATACATAGAAATGTCACCTTTTAGTTATTTGTTCGATGGATTGGACAAGAAGGATGCTAGTTATCTAAATTCCCTTCAAGCCCCCGTTAAGCGAGCAAAGTCCACCGCATAA